In one Aeromicrobium wangtongii genomic region, the following are encoded:
- a CDS encoding GNAT family N-acetyltransferase, whose amino-acid sequence MLWRVRTTLADRPGYLAEIALACGRAEVNIVALQVFSTSPQVTDELVVRAPDGWTDVQVAELFEAAGGAGVSATRVSEASLTDAPTRYLRGAHQVLEQGRSVEHVLRELLETEPPDVADYTGHDVMTLTRRDGSHLHIDRAVPFTTAERDRAQALLSLVGGAGGEVPPATPSPRTEAPVVRAATLDDIEAVSAMHERCGAQTLYDRYQAPLTMPMTSRMTRRLVVPDAGTALVVQVGAEIVAHGVLECVDRTWTFRMIIEDAWQGRGLGTRLMRQAAGVAKHEGAARLAIVTAGSSDKLLRAVGNAGFVARVERHDGNVHITVPLREVRAVDVASSADR is encoded by the coding sequence ATGTTGTGGCGCGTGCGGACGACCCTGGCCGATCGACCGGGGTACCTGGCCGAGATCGCCCTGGCCTGCGGCCGCGCCGAGGTCAACATCGTGGCCCTGCAGGTGTTCTCGACGAGCCCTCAAGTGACCGATGAGCTGGTGGTCCGCGCGCCGGACGGCTGGACCGATGTCCAGGTCGCCGAGCTGTTCGAGGCCGCGGGCGGAGCAGGCGTGTCGGCGACCCGGGTCAGCGAGGCGTCCTTGACCGATGCGCCCACCCGGTACCTGCGCGGGGCCCACCAGGTGCTCGAACAAGGACGTTCGGTCGAGCACGTGCTGCGTGAGCTCCTCGAGACCGAGCCGCCGGACGTCGCGGACTACACCGGCCACGACGTGATGACACTGACCCGGCGCGACGGCTCCCACCTGCACATCGACCGGGCCGTCCCGTTCACCACCGCGGAGCGGGACCGCGCCCAGGCGCTCCTGTCGTTGGTCGGCGGCGCCGGCGGCGAGGTCCCGCCGGCCACACCGTCCCCACGCACCGAGGCGCCGGTGGTCCGGGCGGCGACCCTCGACGACATCGAGGCCGTCTCGGCGATGCACGAGCGCTGCGGGGCACAGACGCTCTACGACCGGTACCAGGCTCCGCTGACGATGCCCATGACGTCGCGGATGACCCGCCGCCTGGTCGTGCCAGACGCCGGGACGGCGCTGGTCGTCCAGGTGGGCGCGGAGATCGTGGCGCACGGGGTGCTGGAGTGCGTCGACCGGACGTGGACGTTCCGGATGATCATCGAGGACGCCTGGCAGGGGCGGGGCCTCGGCACCCGGCTGATGCGACAGGCCGCCGGGGTCGCCAAGCACGAGGGCGCAGCCCGCCTGGCGATCGTGACGGCGGGCTCCAGCGACAAGCTGCTGCGGGCGGTCGGCAACGCCGGTTTCGTGGCCCGGGTCGAGCGCCACGACGGCAACGTCCACATCACCGTCCCGCTGCGCGAGGTGCGCGCCGTCGACGTGGCTAGCTCGGCGGATCGCTGA
- a CDS encoding SseB family protein: protein MVHGDGRSLASPQFPGDDGTVAPELAAALGDDVAVLQALPDVRVFVPIVALLGETPAEGDKNADMAAVLMTGADGRQALLAFSSIATMTAWDPKARPVPILGRDAARAALDEGASAILLDLANPSFTVIEDADVRHLAAGHRLVRSEVGPAWLSDPPS from the coding sequence ATGGTCCACGGAGACGGCCGCTCGCTGGCCAGCCCGCAGTTCCCCGGAGACGACGGCACCGTGGCGCCCGAGCTCGCGGCTGCGCTCGGAGACGACGTCGCGGTGCTGCAGGCGCTGCCCGACGTCCGCGTCTTCGTGCCCATCGTCGCGCTGCTGGGCGAGACACCGGCCGAGGGTGACAAGAACGCCGACATGGCCGCGGTGCTCATGACGGGTGCCGATGGGCGGCAGGCCCTGCTCGCGTTCAGCAGCATCGCCACGATGACCGCGTGGGACCCGAAGGCGCGCCCGGTCCCGATCCTGGGACGGGACGCCGCCCGGGCCGCGCTCGACGAGGGCGCATCGGCCATCCTGCTCGACCTGGCCAATCCGTCGTTCACCGTGATCGAGGACGCCGACGTCCGCCACCTGGCCGCGGGGCACCGGCTCGTGCGCAGCGAGGTCGGTCCGGCCTGGCTCAGCGATCCGCCGAGCTAG
- a CDS encoding PH domain-containing protein, producing the protein MSDLRTFRPGSTRIVAYAVGVLMVVLTAVIAFALPDEIYFTTSETVTLWLIILAVLALLHGVGRSFVRVTDEGVEVRNGYRRHNVAWADIKGFAMNSGAPWPTMVTKNDDRINLFAIQGSDRAYARQSLEYLRARMP; encoded by the coding sequence ATGTCGGATCTGAGGACGTTCCGCCCCGGCAGCACGCGCATCGTCGCGTACGCCGTCGGCGTGCTGATGGTCGTCCTGACCGCGGTGATCGCGTTCGCGCTGCCCGACGAGATCTACTTCACGACCTCCGAGACCGTCACCCTGTGGCTCATCATCCTGGCCGTGCTGGCGCTGCTGCACGGGGTGGGGCGCAGCTTCGTCCGGGTGACGGACGAGGGCGTCGAGGTGCGCAACGGATACCGGAGGCACAACGTCGCCTGGGCGGACATCAAGGGTTTCGCGATGAACAGCGGCGCGCCCTGGCCGACCATGGTCACCAAGAACGACGATCGGATCAACCTGTTCGCGATCCAGGGCAGCGACCGCGCGTACGCCCGCCAGTCGCTCGAGTACCTGCGCGCACGGATGCCCTGA
- the hisG gene encoding ATP phosphoribosyltransferase, which yields MLKIAVPNKGALAEAAAQMLLEAGYRQRRNSKDLVTLDPDNGVEFFYLRPRDIAIYVGEGTLDAGITGRDLLLDSGAHAAENVELGFGASTFRFAGPIGALSKVEDLQGLRIATSYEGIVGNYLAERGITADVVRLDGAVESSIRLGVADAIADVVETGSTLRQADLEVFGEPILSSQAVLITQQDGVEPDGFAVFKRRLDSVIVARTYVMMDYDIRVDQVERAVELTPGIESPTVSPLHREGWVAVRSMVPRDAAQKIMDELFRLGARGILVTDILACRI from the coding sequence ATGCTCAAGATCGCTGTACCCAACAAGGGCGCGCTGGCCGAGGCCGCCGCGCAGATGCTGCTCGAGGCGGGGTACCGCCAGCGTCGCAACTCCAAGGACCTGGTGACCCTCGACCCCGACAACGGTGTCGAGTTCTTCTACCTGCGACCGCGTGACATCGCGATCTACGTGGGGGAGGGGACGCTCGACGCAGGCATCACCGGCCGCGACCTGCTGCTGGACTCCGGCGCCCACGCCGCCGAGAACGTCGAGCTGGGCTTCGGCGCCTCGACCTTCCGGTTCGCCGGGCCGATCGGCGCGCTGTCCAAGGTCGAGGACCTGCAGGGCCTGCGGATCGCGACGTCCTACGAGGGCATCGTGGGCAACTACCTGGCCGAGCGCGGCATCACCGCCGACGTCGTCCGCCTCGACGGTGCCGTCGAGTCCTCGATCCGTCTCGGCGTGGCCGATGCGATCGCCGACGTCGTCGAGACCGGCAGCACCCTGCGCCAGGCCGACCTGGAGGTCTTCGGCGAGCCGATCCTGTCCTCCCAGGCCGTGCTGATCACCCAGCAGGACGGCGTCGAGCCCGACGGCTTCGCAGTCTTCAAGCGCCGCCTCGACAGCGTCATCGTCGCGCGAACCTACGTGATGATGGACTACGACATCCGCGTCGACCAGGTCGAGCGGGCCGTCGAGCTGACGCCCGGCATCGAGTCCCCGACGGTGTCGCCGCTGCACCGCGAGGGATGGGTCGCCGTCCGCTCGATGGTCCCGCGCGACGCTGCGCAGAAGATCATGGACGAGCTGTTCCGCCTGGGCGCCCGCGGCATCCTCGTGACGGACATCCTGGCATGTCGGATCTGA